A segment of the Lolium perenne isolate Kyuss_39 chromosome 3, Kyuss_2.0, whole genome shotgun sequence genome:
CCAGCGCGAGGAGAGGAGATGTGGAGGAGAATGGCGTGCGGGGTGGGGGTCTGGGGGAGGTGTCGGGCCAGTGCTACAGTGTTTTGCGGGATAGGCTCATCCCGGATGAGTAGCGAAGCTCGATTTGGGCTTCGCTCCTCGTCCCGGCTCTGGGCTCTTTTTCGTATCAACTCAGCAGTGTGGAGATGGCACGAGCCGGGCTAACAAACACTGGATCTCCTCAAAATCTCGGTTGGGAGGAGAATTTCTGAGCagccccgggctaccaaacacaccctatatGTATGTGCCACATTTGTTTCTTGTCATGGATGTATGGCCGCGACGCCAGAGGATCAGAACTTATCCGATGTTTTGATCATCGAAGCTGACTCATGGAAAATATAGGGTTTTTTAATTATTTAGTGTAGTTGGTTTGTTAAGATGACGGAATTCAAGATTTATGCTACCACATGTTAATGCTTCATGCGGCGGGTATGATTTAGAAACTATCCCGGTGCATCGCACGGGCAAGTTTCCTAGTAAGAGCTTAAAGACAGAGGAAGCCATTAGAATATGAATCCACATGTTTATTGCAGAGGAGGATCCTAACAGCCATTAGGCGGTTATATCTACTCGGAAATCGAGTCAAACTCTGGCGTCTTCTAGTCTAGATGTAAAGCCGGCTAGCTGTTGCGGCAGTAGTATAAACATACAGCTAAGACCTACTACTGCCTTGCTGGTCACCAGGCGGGGAAATAATTAGGATCTTGCCGTAATAGTCAAGAAAACAAGATACTCTTTGCAATGGCGTTGATCGTCCCAACGGAGAGGCAGAGCAACGACGAGAGCAGCAACGTTCCTATGGTCGCCGCCACCTCCGATGACGGCCTTCTCCCCACCGACGTGCTGCGCGACATCCTGTTGCGCCTCCCCATCAAGCCGCTCTGCCGGCTCCATGCCGTCTGCCGATCATGGCGGTCCCTCCTCTCCGACTCGTCGTTCATCGCCGCCCACGACGCCCGCCAGCAACCGCTCGTCGCCGTATGCACACAGGAGCCGTGGCCAATCCTTGGCTACATGGTCAAGGCAGAGGACGTCCACATTCAGGACACGTCCGGTCAGCTCGTGAGGCAGATGGGCGTGGAGAATTGCACCCCGGGTAACAATTCGAACGTGGCATGTACGAATCTTGACCTACTGTGCGTCGAAGGGGCGGACATGCGCCTCCGCGTGCTCGACCCAGCCACTGGCGTTGTTTCCCTCTTGCCCGATGTCATCAATGTCGACGGTGACGGAGAGCGATACGAATACGGGAGATACTTTACCATGTATGTGGTAGGACGGAACGACTCTACGGGAGAGACCAAAGTGCTGGCCATCGTCCGTGAGTACGGCGCGGACAGCTGCTGCAAAGTCCTTACTCTCGGCGACGCCCGTGGGTGGAGAGAGACGGGTATGCCGCCGACTCACGTTTACTTAATCTCTCAGTATACGGCCCACGTCAAAGGGGTCCTTTTTTTCGTGGGATCCCAAGGAATTGCAGCCTACGACCTGGAGAAGGACACATGGCGGACGGATCTCCTGCAGCTAGCGCTGCCAAAGCCAATTAATTATCTTGGGAGCCTTTTCTTGGCTGAGCTAAGTGACAGCTTGGTTGCATGCTACCACGGCAACGACCAGGAGGATCAGACATGCCCTAACGATGCCTCCATGGATTTGTGGATCCTCACAGACTCCGACAAGGTTATCTGGTCCAAGCAATGCACGATCACCATGCCACAACAAGCTTCCACGAACCCGGGTGACTTAACTAGCC
Coding sequences within it:
- the LOC139838228 gene encoding F-box/kelch-repeat protein At3g23880-like — translated: MALIVPTERQSNDESSNVPMVAATSDDGLLPTDVLRDILLRLPIKPLCRLHAVCRSWRSLLSDSSFIAAHDARQQPLVAVCTQEPWPILGYMVKAEDVHIQDTSGQLVRQMGVENCTPGNNSNVACTNLDLLCVEGADMRLRVLDPATGVVSLLPDVINVDGDGERYEYGRYFTMYVVGRNDSTGETKVLAIVREYGADSCCKVLTLGDARGWRETGMPPTHVYLISQYTAHVKGVLFFVGSQGIAAYDLEKDTWRTDLLQLALPKPINYLGSLFLAELSDSLVACYHGNDQEDQTCPNDASMDLWILTDSDKVIWSKQCTITMPQQASTNPGDLTSLHPLWSLDDGRIVFWVWKRYGPETVEFIQVYDPATRTHTDGIQIPTGYTFHAVYKGSLLRSTIDMKLRMYPVTV